ACAGATGTCACCAGAGTGATTACGCAGGGCAGAGATCCCTCATCAATAAAAGTGAGGGAATTCATGACTGCATGCACGCTAGTCGGGCAAAATCCTTGCATACAGATTCACGAGGACGGGTATGTTATTGACGCATTGAGACTCATGTTGGTAGCGGGTGTAAGCAGGGTGCTTGTTGTTGATTCTAAAGGCGACTTTGTTGGTACAATCTCATTTCTGGATGCTTTACGAGCATACGAAGAAGAGATCTCTCGCATCGAGATGCAAAACAAGTAAAAAAACAAATGAATAATAAAA
The nucleotide sequence above comes from Methanomassiliicoccales archaeon. Encoded proteins:
- a CDS encoding CBS domain-containing protein produces the protein MNVTARVRDYVNRNPPVVDYGATLRDVVKLMVESHQTGVVVKEEEMVLGVITSTDVTRVITQGRDPSSIKVREFMTACTLVGQNPCIQIHEDGYVIDALRLMLVAGVSRVLVVDSKGDFVGTISFLDALRAYEEEISRIEMQNK